A region from the Terriglobia bacterium genome encodes:
- a CDS encoding carboxypeptidase regulatory-like domain-containing protein produces the protein MAVFLLASIHPFASAQAAPVAGRVTIKVLDPTGAPIPHARMRIVPYPLALSLKLETSSEGVVDVPLSPGPYEIFVQANGFKPASQKFEVAANTSQMVTFALRLGEGSLVFLTSTRSPDEQEVWQLENALWKYVADLDVRNYEASWAKDAVALRQEGYYLFGQKDVATWLRRYEAGKLELDEYSLGPIEVRANGNAAVAYYSVKTLWLDNLGRGTPKWVRVAHTWTKIDGHWRLLGEDISE, from the coding sequence ATGGCAGTGTTCCTGCTTGCTTCGATTCATCCTTTTGCATCCGCCCAGGCTGCTCCAGTGGCGGGCAGGGTCACAATAAAAGTTCTTGATCCGACAGGTGCACCGATCCCGCACGCGCGCATGCGAATCGTTCCTTATCCGCTTGCGTTGTCCCTTAAGTTGGAAACCAGCTCAGAAGGTGTCGTTGATGTGCCTTTATCCCCGGGACCCTACGAAATCTTCGTGCAGGCGAACGGATTTAAACCTGCGTCACAGAAGTTCGAGGTGGCTGCGAACACGAGCCAGATGGTTACTTTCGCACTTCGGCTTGGCGAGGGCTCGCTTGTGTTCCTAACCAGCACCCGCTCGCCGGATGAACAGGAAGTCTGGCAGTTGGAGAATGCGTTGTGGAAGTATGTCGCCGATCTCGATGTCAGGAACTACGAAGCCTCGTGGGCAAAAGACGCGGTAGCTTTGCGACAGGAGGGCTATTACTTATTCGGGCAAAAGGACGTGGCTACGTGGCTACGGAGATATGAAGCAGGCAAACTGGAACTTGACGAATATTCGCTTGGCCCGATTGAGGTTCGGGCTAACGGAAATGCTGCCGTTGCGTACTACAGCGTGAAGACGCTGTGGCTGGACAATCTCGGGCGTGGGACGCCAAAGTGGGTCCGCGTCGCCCATACTTGGACGAAGATCGACGGCCACTGGCGACTTCTCGGAGAGGATATTTCTGAGTAA
- a CDS encoding medium chain dehydrogenase/reductase family protein — MKYRRIVVTHYGGPEALQVLEEECPQAKPGEVRVKVLAAGVSLPDLMAREGIHPETPKIPYTPGWDLVGVVDQLGDGVSGFERGQRVASMPIHGAYAEFICLPRRELIPVPTGLDAGETVSLILNYITAYQMLHHSAKVKPGQRVLIHGAAGGVGTALLQLGRLAGLEMYGTCSLRSTSAVSDLGCTPIDYKEADFLKEIQRLTDDGVDVVFDPIGGDHLWQSRKALRRGGRVIGYGNTTSLRGQGLSSSRPGRRNRLHGIPIYAVYIAGGWILPGRKRVIPYSIQTLKRLRPALFRENLIALLDLLQQQKIKPIVAQRFPLAEARAAHELLGKGGVTGKIVLVTENAVGC; from the coding sequence GTGAAATACAGGCGAATCGTCGTCACCCATTACGGCGGGCCCGAAGCGCTCCAGGTGCTTGAAGAAGAGTGTCCGCAGGCAAAGCCGGGCGAAGTGCGCGTGAAAGTGCTCGCTGCCGGCGTCTCCTTGCCTGACCTGATGGCACGCGAGGGAATTCATCCTGAAACACCGAAGATTCCTTACACACCGGGGTGGGATCTAGTCGGCGTGGTAGATCAACTCGGCGATGGTGTCTCAGGATTCGAACGGGGCCAGAGGGTCGCTTCGATGCCGATCCACGGTGCCTATGCCGAGTTCATTTGCCTGCCGAGACGTGAATTGATACCGGTGCCGACGGGGCTGGATGCAGGCGAGACCGTCAGCTTGATCCTGAACTACATCACTGCATACCAGATGCTGCATCATTCCGCCAAGGTGAAACCGGGACAGCGGGTTCTGATTCACGGCGCAGCAGGCGGCGTCGGCACGGCACTTCTGCAACTGGGGCGTCTCGCCGGACTGGAGATGTACGGCACTTGTTCGTTGCGAAGCACATCAGCAGTTTCCGATCTCGGCTGTACTCCCATTGATTACAAAGAAGCCGACTTCCTGAAAGAAATTCAACGGCTGACGGATGATGGCGTGGACGTTGTCTTTGACCCAATAGGTGGTGATCACCTCTGGCAATCCCGCAAGGCACTTCGTCGAGGTGGACGCGTCATTGGTTACGGAAATACGACCTCCCTGCGCGGTCAGGGATTGTCGTCAAGTCGTCCAGGCCGCCGGAATCGGCTCCACGGTATCCCTATTTATGCGGTATACATCGCAGGCGGTTGGATATTGCCCGGGAGAAAACGGGTGATTCCCTACAGCATTCAGACGCTGAAACGTTTGCGTCCCGCCTTATTCCGAGAGAATCTGATCGCACTCCTGGATCTTCTTCAACAGCAGAAGATCAAGCCAATCGTTGCGCAACGATTTCCTCTTGCCGAGGCCAGGGCTGCGCATGAGCTGCTCGGGAAAGGCG